In Streptomyces sp. NBC_00433, a single genomic region encodes these proteins:
- a CDS encoding GH92 family glycosyl hydrolase: MLPPVLRSRTAGAVGALLLAALGIGGLTSAPAHAATANLTQYVDTFVGSDDSNAPNPVGGGAGGSTYPGAVAPFGGVQFSPDTPTASPSGYRYSDSSIEDFSLTHFDGAGCPNNEDLPLMPITGAVGTSPGSNWTSYASAYTKSNESAAPGYYRNRLDKYGTGVELTATTRGGMARLTYPSTTSAGLLINTGRSATGNRSGSVKVSGSEVTGSVTAGGFCGSSKTYQIYFDIRFDRAPSGFGTWNGGTVSAGSSSASGTNTGAYVTFDTTGNQTVQTKVGLSYVSVAGAQANLTAENNGWDFNATRTAADTSWNAILNRAQVTGGATADLKKFYTALYHVFQSPNISSDVNGDYRGFDGAVHNSTRPVYQNYSGWDIYRSWAALVALIAPTEAADIAKSMVLDGQQGGLLPKWSQQTNEDFVMTGDPGPIIVSSMYAFGVRDFDTAAALSLMEKASNGGTAQGSPIRGNQGTYTSQHYLGAPSDSLEYSASDFAVAQFAKALGNTASYNTHMTRAQWWRNTFSTESGYMQPRSSDGSWSWPLDPASPSNFTEGNAAQYTWMVPYDFADLINDMGGPATAAQRLNHHFTQVNAGQSLPYYYIGNEPEHGVPWAYNFARDPAGTADAVHKVMTESFTTGAGGLPGNDDLGATSAWYVWAALGMYPATPGADTLAVNGPQFPSVLLQRPGGNITINSSGSGGYVQGLKVNGAATSHNYLRYPDIAGGGTLDYTMGGTPSGSWGTGAGDVPPSFQDGATPVPAAPALGTNLAQGRAVTASTPCGTAESADKAVDNSLQNNSKWCSKAANPTLTVDLGSTQTVGSFVVKHAGLGGENTSWNTSAFQILTSTDNSTWSLATNVTGSRSSRTYHSIAPRQARYVRLAISAPTNTGGDTAARVYELEVFGQSGGGTAPHAITGLAGKCVDVANSATANGTHVQLYDCNGTDAQSWTVGADGTVQALGKCLDDAGSGTADGTLVQLWDCNSSSAQKWTVSGKQLINAAANKCLDVPGSNSANGTQLDVWTCDSGTDQQWSVS; the protein is encoded by the coding sequence GTGCTCCCTCCCGTGCTCCGCAGCAGAACCGCGGGCGCCGTCGGCGCCCTCTTACTGGCCGCCCTCGGCATCGGCGGCCTCACGTCGGCCCCCGCCCATGCCGCCACCGCCAACCTCACGCAGTACGTCGACACCTTCGTCGGGTCCGACGACAGCAACGCCCCCAACCCGGTCGGCGGCGGCGCCGGCGGCAGCACCTACCCGGGGGCCGTGGCGCCCTTCGGCGGGGTGCAGTTCAGCCCCGACACACCGACGGCCTCGCCGTCCGGCTACCGCTACTCCGACAGCTCCATCGAGGACTTCAGCCTCACCCACTTCGACGGAGCGGGCTGCCCCAACAACGAGGACCTGCCGCTGATGCCGATCACCGGCGCGGTCGGCACCTCCCCCGGCAGCAACTGGACCAGCTACGCGTCGGCGTACACCAAGTCCAACGAGTCGGCCGCGCCCGGCTACTACAGGAACCGCCTGGACAAGTACGGCACCGGCGTGGAGCTGACGGCCACCACCCGCGGCGGCATGGCCCGGCTGACCTACCCCTCGACCACCAGCGCCGGCCTGCTGATCAACACCGGCCGCAGCGCGACCGGCAACCGCAGCGGGTCGGTGAAGGTCAGCGGGTCCGAGGTGACCGGCAGCGTCACCGCCGGCGGCTTCTGCGGCTCGTCGAAGACCTACCAGATCTATTTCGACATCCGCTTCGACCGCGCCCCGTCCGGTTTCGGCACCTGGAACGGCGGTACGGTCTCGGCCGGTTCGAGCAGCGCGTCGGGCACCAACACCGGCGCCTACGTCACCTTCGACACGACCGGCAACCAGACCGTGCAGACCAAGGTCGGCCTGAGCTACGTGAGCGTGGCGGGCGCGCAGGCCAACCTGACCGCCGAGAACAACGGCTGGGACTTCAACGCGACCCGCACCGCGGCCGACACGTCCTGGAACGCGATACTCAACCGCGCCCAGGTCACCGGGGGCGCCACGGCGGACCTGAAGAAGTTCTACACGGCGCTTTACCACGTCTTCCAGAGCCCCAACATCTCCAGCGACGTCAACGGCGACTACCGCGGCTTCGACGGGGCGGTGCACAACTCGACCCGGCCGGTTTACCAGAACTACTCGGGCTGGGACATCTACCGCTCGTGGGCGGCACTGGTCGCCCTCATCGCGCCGACCGAGGCCGCCGACATCGCCAAGTCCATGGTCCTGGACGGCCAGCAGGGCGGCCTGCTGCCCAAGTGGTCGCAGCAGACGAACGAGGACTTCGTGATGACCGGCGACCCGGGGCCGATCATCGTCAGCAGCATGTACGCCTTCGGGGTGCGGGACTTCGACACCGCCGCGGCGCTGTCGCTGATGGAGAAGGCCTCCAACGGCGGCACGGCGCAGGGCTCGCCGATCCGCGGCAACCAGGGCACCTACACCAGCCAGCACTACCTGGGCGCGCCCTCCGACTCGCTCGAATACAGCGCGTCGGACTTCGCGGTGGCGCAGTTCGCCAAGGCGCTCGGCAACACCGCGAGCTACAACACCCACATGACGCGCGCCCAGTGGTGGCGCAACACCTTCAGCACCGAGTCCGGCTACATGCAGCCGCGCAGTTCGGACGGCAGCTGGTCGTGGCCGCTGGACCCGGCGAGCCCGAGCAACTTCACCGAGGGCAATGCGGCGCAGTACACCTGGATGGTGCCGTACGACTTCGCCGACCTGATCAACGACATGGGCGGCCCCGCGACCGCGGCCCAGCGGCTCAACCACCACTTCACCCAGGTCAACGCCGGTCAGAGCCTGCCGTATTACTACATAGGCAACGAACCGGAGCACGGCGTGCCGTGGGCGTACAACTTCGCCCGCGACCCCGCGGGCACGGCGGACGCGGTGCACAAGGTGATGACCGAGTCGTTCACCACCGGCGCGGGCGGCCTGCCCGGCAACGACGACCTCGGGGCGACCTCGGCGTGGTACGTGTGGGCGGCGCTGGGGATGTACCCGGCGACCCCCGGCGCGGACACGCTGGCCGTCAACGGCCCGCAGTTCCCCTCGGTGCTGCTCCAGCGGCCCGGCGGCAACATCACCATCAACTCCTCGGGCAGCGGCGGCTACGTCCAGGGCCTGAAGGTCAACGGCGCCGCCACCAGCCACAACTACCTGCGCTACCCGGACATCGCCGGCGGCGGCACGCTCGACTACACCATGGGCGGCACGCCGAGCGGCAGTTGGGGCACCGGCGCCGGGGACGTACCGCCGTCCTTCCAGGACGGGGCCACCCCCGTACCGGCCGCGCCGGCCCTGGGCACCAACCTGGCGCAGGGCAGGGCGGTCACCGCCTCCACACCGTGCGGGACGGCGGAGTCCGCGGACAAGGCGGTCGACAACTCCCTGCAGAACAACAGCAAGTGGTGCTCGAAGGCGGCGAACCCGACGCTGACGGTCGACCTCGGCTCGACGCAGACCGTGGGGTCGTTCGTGGTCAAGCACGCGGGCCTCGGCGGTGAGAACACCAGCTGGAACACCTCGGCCTTCCAGATCCTGACCAGCACCGACAACAGCACCTGGTCGCTGGCGACCAACGTCACCGGCTCGCGCTCCAGCCGCACCTACCACTCCATCGCCCCGCGGCAGGCGCGCTACGTCCGGCTGGCGATCTCGGCGCCCACCAACACCGGCGGCGACACGGCCGCCCGCGTCTACGAACTGGAGGTCTTCGGGCAGTCCGGCGGCGGCACGGCCCCGCACGCGATCACCGGCCTGGCCGGCAAGTGCGTGGACGTCGCCAACTCCGCGACCGCCAACGGCACCCACGTGCAGCTCTACGACTGCAACGGCACCGACGCGCAGTCCTGGACCGTGGGCGCCGACGGCACCGTCCAGGCACTCGGCAAGTGCCTGGACGACGCCGGCTCGGGCACCGCGGACGGGACGCTGGTGCAGCTGTGGGACTGCAACAGCAGCAGCGCCCAGAAGTGGACCGTCAGCGGCAAGCAGCTGATCAACGCCGCGGCGAACAAATGCCTCGACGTGCCGGGGTCGAACTCCGCCAACGGCACCCAGCTGGACGTCTGGACCTGCGACAGCGGCACCGACCAGCAGTGGTCGGTGAGCTGA
- a CDS encoding substrate-binding domain-containing protein: protein MAQPRLEARRLAKRFGHVRALQAADCRRPPAGDHRTALRPGSPPPIVSLGGFGAALGAAQISTGGQDPAGISTGLQAAGKQGKVKVAAFDAEPDEITALTDGTLDVLVAQDPGAIGRQGVDQALAAIDKKKVTAHIGTDMVAITKADMDQPDVKKFFHQAAC, encoded by the coding sequence ATGGCACAACCACGCCTGGAAGCCAGACGCCTGGCCAAGCGGTTCGGTCACGTCAGGGCGCTCCAGGCCGCCGACTGTCGTCGCCCGCCCGCCGGGGATCACCGGACAGCCCTGAGGCCAGGGTCCCCCCCGCCGATCGTCAGCCTCGGCGGCTTCGGCGCAGCGCTCGGCGCCGCCCAGATCAGCACCGGCGGCCAGGACCCGGCAGGCATCTCCACCGGACTGCAGGCCGCGGGCAAGCAGGGCAAGGTCAAGGTCGCCGCCTTCGACGCGGAACCCGACGAGATCACCGCGCTCACCGACGGCACCCTCGACGTCCTGGTCGCCCAGGACCCCGGCGCCATCGGCCGGCAGGGCGTCGACCAGGCACTCGCGGCGATCGACAAGAAGAAGGTCACCGCGCACATCGGCACCGACATGGTGGCCATCACCAAGGCCGACATGGACCAGCCCGACGTCAAGAAGTTCTTCCACCAGGCCGCCTGCTGA
- a CDS encoding LacI family transcriptional regulator, with product MKRPTMKDVARAAGVSPMTVSRVVSGEAGVAPETAARVGQAVRKLGYQRNDNARSLRQKNLGTSTIGLVVDDLANPFYALMARSVEDEAHRRGHVVLVGSTNDEPQREREVIAAFTARQVDGLILVPTIGSHGFLKRPMDGGTQVVCVDRPAKGLAVDTVTVDNRAAAGRAVTHLLGHGHTRIAYLGDRFDIWTQAERYAGYLDALAAHGIPEDPALVRHELRSHPQARDALAVLRTLPDPPTALFTSNDLITLGVLDGLDHPAPLALVGFDDLPLGERLTPPLTVVSQDPVALGGTAANLLFSRIAGDRSAPRSVVLLTRFVVRGSGAFRTAAG from the coding sequence GTGAAACGCCCGACGATGAAGGACGTGGCCCGCGCAGCCGGGGTCAGTCCGATGACGGTCTCCCGGGTCGTGTCGGGCGAAGCGGGCGTCGCCCCCGAGACCGCCGCCCGGGTCGGCCAGGCGGTGCGCAAGCTCGGCTACCAGCGCAACGACAACGCCCGCAGCCTGCGCCAGAAGAACCTCGGCACCTCCACCATCGGCCTGGTCGTCGACGACCTGGCCAACCCCTTCTACGCCCTGATGGCCCGTTCGGTGGAGGACGAGGCCCACCGCCGCGGCCATGTGGTGCTGGTCGGCAGCACCAACGACGAACCGCAGCGCGAGCGCGAGGTCATCGCCGCCTTCACCGCCCGCCAGGTGGACGGCCTGATCCTTGTCCCCACCATCGGCAGCCACGGCTTCCTCAAACGCCCGATGGACGGCGGCACCCAGGTGGTCTGCGTCGACCGCCCCGCCAAGGGCCTGGCCGTCGACACCGTCACCGTCGACAACCGGGCCGCCGCCGGACGGGCCGTCACCCACCTGCTCGGCCACGGCCACACCCGCATCGCCTACCTCGGCGACCGCTTCGACATCTGGACCCAGGCCGAGCGCTACGCCGGCTACCTCGACGCGCTCGCCGCCCACGGCATCCCCGAGGACCCCGCGCTCGTACGGCACGAGCTGCGCTCCCACCCGCAGGCCCGCGACGCGCTGGCCGTGCTGCGTACGCTGCCCGACCCGCCGACCGCGCTGTTCACCAGCAACGACCTGATCACCCTGGGCGTCCTCGACGGCCTCGACCACCCGGCGCCGCTCGCCCTGGTCGGCTTCGACGACCTGCCGCTGGGCGAGCGCCTGACCCCGCCGCTGACCGTGGTCAGCCAGGACCCGGTCGCACTCGGCGGCACCGCGGCCAACCTGCTCTTCTCGCGGATCGCGGGCGACCGCTCGGCGCCCCGGTCGGTCGTGCTCCTCACCCGCTTCGTGGTCCGCGGTTCGGGCGCCTTCCGCACGGCGGCCGGCTGA
- a CDS encoding type II toxin-antitoxin system VapC family toxin has protein sequence MIVIDCSSLVHFLLDHGTTGTAIRERVGRADTLAAPSLLDYEITSAVFGLARGRRGGKPKITEKEAAKAITDYQALALDLHPTLVLWQRVRDLSNNLSAYDAHYVALAESFGVPLVTSDARIERSGAARCTIETYEAATT, from the coding sequence TTGATCGTCATTGACTGCTCCAGCCTTGTGCACTTCCTCCTCGACCACGGCACGACCGGAACCGCGATCCGCGAGCGGGTGGGTCGCGCCGACACTCTTGCCGCGCCGAGTCTGCTCGACTACGAGATCACGTCGGCCGTCTTCGGACTGGCGCGCGGTCGGCGCGGCGGCAAGCCGAAGATCACGGAGAAGGAAGCCGCCAAGGCGATCACCGACTACCAGGCCCTCGCTCTCGACCTGCACCCGACGCTGGTGCTGTGGCAGCGGGTACGCGACCTCTCGAACAACCTCTCCGCCTACGACGCACACTACGTAGCCCTCGCCGAAAGCTTCGGCGTACCGCTCGTCACCAGCGACGCCAGGATCGAACGCAGCGGAGCGGCCCGCTGCACGATCGAGACGTACGAGGCAGCCACCACCTGA
- a CDS encoding antitoxin: MTAITIRDVPDDTVNALKVRAAQAGKSLQAYALELLSREAARPTLAEMAARLERETRTALSTTDILSAIEDGRERR, translated from the coding sequence ATGACCGCGATCACCATCCGGGACGTCCCGGACGACACAGTCAACGCTTTGAAGGTACGCGCCGCGCAGGCGGGCAAGTCCCTCCAGGCGTACGCCCTGGAGCTCCTGTCCCGGGAAGCCGCCAGGCCCACTCTCGCGGAGATGGCGGCACGCCTGGAGCGTGAAACCCGCACCGCGCTCAGCACGACCGACATCCTCAGCGCCATCGAGGACGGGCGTGAACGACGTTGA